One Lepidochelys kempii isolate rLepKem1 chromosome 12, rLepKem1.hap2, whole genome shotgun sequence genomic region harbors:
- the LOC140896521 gene encoding C-C motif chemokine 17-like yields MISLRTALLAAFILGVSYQYATAKSPTPKECCFDYVTGAIQLAKLVDFYNTPSECHLQAVVLETRADRKVCADPSKPWVKRAIRTLQAKRKQTSRSENHK; encoded by the exons ATGATCAGCCTGAGGACAGCTCTCCTAGCCGCCTTCATCCTGGGGGTTTCTTATCAATATGCAACAG CCAAATCACCTACTCCCAAGGAATGTTGCTTTGATTACGTGACTGGAGCCATTCAGCTTGCTAAACTGGTGGATTTCTACAATACCCCCAGCGAGTGTCACTTACAAGCTGTTGT GTTGGAGACCCGTGCTGACCGCAAGGTCTGTGCTGACCCCTCAAAGCCTTGGGTGAAGAGGGCAATCAGAACCTTGCAGGCAAAGAGGAAACAAACCTCACGTTCTGAGAATCACAAATAA